The following proteins are co-located in the Komagataeibacter sp. FNDCF1 genome:
- a CDS encoding hydantoinase B/oxoprolinase family protein, translating to MQDSLVDIHMQVMWNRLISVVEEQAQTLIRTAFSTSVREAGDLSAGIFDTEGRMLAQAVTGTPGHVNAMAESVGHFLNDIGRENIRENDVYITNDPWKGTGHLHDITVVSPSFLDDRLVGYFACTAHVVDIGGRGFGPDANEVYEEGLFIPIVKLFDQGRPSEMLLTVIRNNVREADKVIGDIFALTACNEAGHRRLVDMMREFGLADLGGLGAFILEHSRRATLECIRALPRGTWHNSLTLDGYDAPVQLEAALGIHDDGVHVDFAGTSAPSRFGINVPLVYTKAYACYGIKCIVAPEIPNNAASLEPFTVSAPQSCILNAQRPAPVSVRHILGHFVPDLVLGALAQALPDQVPAEGAGSLWNLHMSLRAMDETAGRKGAEILMFNSGGTGARPTLDGLSTTAFPSGVHTMPVEATEQVGPVIIWRKELREGSGGNGAYRGGLGQSIEIEAAEGYALRFSAMFDRLSHPARGRNGGQAGAPGAVRLDDGTKLRGKGRQDVPAGRRLCLDLPGGGGYGLPADRPEDLRERDRRNGYTPAEG from the coding sequence ATGCAGGATTCACTGGTTGATATTCACATGCAGGTCATGTGGAACCGCCTTATTTCCGTTGTCGAGGAACAGGCCCAGACACTGATCCGGACCGCGTTTTCCACCTCCGTCCGTGAAGCGGGAGACCTGTCGGCCGGTATTTTCGACACCGAGGGCCGCATGCTGGCCCAGGCCGTGACCGGCACGCCGGGCCATGTCAACGCCATGGCGGAATCCGTGGGGCACTTCCTCAATGACATCGGTCGTGAAAACATACGCGAGAACGATGTCTACATTACCAATGACCCGTGGAAGGGCACCGGCCACCTGCATGACATAACCGTCGTGTCGCCTTCCTTCCTTGATGACAGGCTGGTCGGCTATTTTGCCTGTACGGCCCATGTGGTGGATATTGGCGGCCGCGGCTTTGGCCCCGACGCGAACGAAGTTTACGAGGAAGGCCTGTTCATACCGATCGTGAAGCTTTTCGATCAGGGCAGGCCCAGCGAGATGCTGCTGACGGTCATCCGCAACAACGTGCGCGAAGCGGACAAGGTGATCGGTGACATCTTTGCCCTGACCGCGTGCAATGAGGCCGGGCACCGCCGTCTGGTCGACATGATGCGGGAATTCGGGCTGGCCGATCTGGGTGGCCTCGGGGCATTCATCCTGGAACACAGCCGCCGCGCCACGCTGGAGTGCATCCGTGCGCTGCCACGCGGGACATGGCACAACAGCCTGACGCTGGACGGGTATGACGCGCCCGTCCAGCTCGAGGCGGCGCTGGGCATCCATGATGATGGCGTACATGTCGATTTTGCGGGAACATCGGCACCCAGCCGTTTTGGCATCAATGTGCCGCTGGTCTATACCAAGGCATACGCCTGCTATGGCATCAAGTGCATCGTCGCCCCCGAAATCCCGAACAACGCGGCCTCGCTGGAGCCCTTCACGGTCTCCGCCCCGCAATCGTGCATCCTGAACGCGCAGCGGCCCGCGCCCGTGTCGGTACGCCATATCCTGGGGCATTTCGTGCCCGACCTGGTGCTTGGCGCACTGGCGCAGGCGCTGCCCGACCAGGTTCCGGCCGAAGGGGCCGGCTCTCTATGGAACCTGCATATGAGCCTGCGCGCGATGGATGAAACCGCCGGGCGCAAGGGAGCCGAGATCCTGATGTTCAACAGCGGTGGCACCGGCGCGCGCCCGACACTGGACGGACTGAGCACCACGGCCTTTCCCAGCGGGGTGCATACCATGCCCGTCGAGGCGACCGAGCAGGTCGGCCCCGTCATCATCTGGCGCAAGGAACTGCGTGAGGGGTCCGGCGGAAATGGCGCATATCGGGGCGGGCTGGGCCAGTCCATCGAGATCGAGGCGGCGGAAGGATACGCGCTGCGCTTTTCCGCCATGTTTGACAGGCTCAGCCATCCGGCACGCGGGCGCAACGGTGGACAGGCCGGCGCTCCCGGGGCCGTGCGGCTGGATGACGGCACGAAGCTGCGCGGCAAGGGCAGGCAGGATGTTCCGGCAGGCCGCAGGCTCTGTCTCGACCTGCCGGGGGGTGGTGGCTACGGCCTGCCCGCCGACCGTCCGGAAGACCTGCGCGAACGTGACCGCCGCAATGGCTACACCCCGGCGGAAGGATAA
- a CDS encoding NAD(P)-dependent oxidoreductase: MSRFNHILVTGAAGALGRQLRTAGRELAPRIRLSDRVPSTDLQAHEEDFVADLGDFEAVRNAVKGCDAIIHLGGQAIEGPWADILNANIVGTYNVYEAARQCGVSRIIYASSIHAVGYYDRTQTIDASAPPRPDSLYGVSKAYAENLSRYYFDKFGIETVCLRIGSCFPKPADRRHLITWLSYDDFRQLVTACLDAPRVGHMISFATSANNQSFWDNRQASVLGYAPRDNAADFQSEVFGMTAQGDPNDPAVRFQGGSFCAAGHFDDTLKKG; encoded by the coding sequence ATGAGCAGGTTCAACCATATCCTTGTGACCGGGGCGGCCGGTGCGCTCGGTCGGCAGCTCCGCACCGCGGGGCGCGAACTGGCGCCGCGCATCCGGCTGTCCGACCGTGTCCCCTCCACCGACCTGCAGGCGCATGAGGAAGACTTCGTCGCCGATCTGGGTGACTTCGAGGCCGTACGCAATGCCGTAAAGGGATGTGACGCCATCATCCATCTGGGCGGGCAGGCCATCGAGGGCCCGTGGGCCGATATCCTGAATGCCAATATTGTCGGCACATACAATGTATATGAAGCCGCGCGCCAGTGCGGTGTCTCGCGCATCATCTATGCCAGTTCGATCCATGCAGTGGGGTACTATGACCGCACACAGACCATAGATGCCAGCGCCCCGCCGCGCCCGGACAGCCTGTATGGGGTCTCAAAGGCCTATGCGGAAAATCTTTCGCGCTATTACTTTGACAAATTCGGCATCGAAACCGTCTGCCTGCGCATCGGTTCATGCTTCCCCAAGCCGGCCGACCGGCGCCACCTGATCACGTGGCTGTCCTATGATGATTTCCGCCAACTTGTCACGGCCTGCCTTGATGCCCCGCGCGTGGGTCATATGATCAGTTTCGCCACATCTGCCAATAACCAGAGTTTCTGGGACAACCGGCAGGCATCCGTTCTCGGTTACGCACCAAGGGACAATGCCGCGGATTTCCAGTCCGAAGTCTTTGGCATGACGGCACAGGGCGACCCCAATGATCCCGCCGTGCGCTTTCAGGGCGGGAGCTTCTGTGCCGCGGGCCATTTTGACGACACGCTGAAGAAAGGCTGA
- a CDS encoding pyridoxal phosphate-dependent aminotransferase, whose product MHFENTRTSRLEVSPSMAVSMKANALRAQGREVMDLSLGEPDFNTPGNVVEAAIHAMKDGMTHYTGPSGLMPLREAIVAKFRRENGLDYTPAQVAIGIGAKQILFNLFMGVLSPGDEVIIPAPFWVSYRDMVTFNGGSAVILDCGIEQAFKLTPERLAAALNPKTRWVMLNTPSNPSGIVYSRDELRALGDVLKGYPDVGIISDEIYEHILFPGATFCSFPGACPDLMDRTLVINGVSKAYAMTGWRLGYAVGPENLIKVLNKLESQTVTCPSSISQVAAAEALNGTQAFITEALTAYAGRRDVVIRGLARIDGLRTLVPQGAFYVFPHCGAYLGRTTPDGRVIATDVDLAQYLLTDGGVAVVPGAAFGLSPYLRLSFATSATVLEKAVAAMETSLRKLSQDQNA is encoded by the coding sequence ATGCATTTTGAAAATACACGCACGTCCCGCCTGGAGGTCTCCCCTTCCATGGCCGTATCCATGAAGGCGAACGCCTTGCGGGCGCAGGGGCGTGAGGTCATGGATCTCTCCCTGGGGGAGCCTGACTTCAACACGCCGGGCAATGTGGTCGAAGCCGCCATCCATGCCATGAAAGATGGCATGACCCACTATACCGGGCCGAGTGGCCTCATGCCCCTGCGCGAGGCGATCGTCGCCAAGTTCAGGCGCGAAAACGGGCTGGACTATACCCCGGCGCAGGTTGCCATCGGCATCGGGGCGAAACAGATCCTGTTCAACCTGTTCATGGGGGTGCTGTCGCCCGGTGACGAAGTCATCATTCCGGCGCCATTCTGGGTTTCCTATCGTGACATGGTCACGTTCAATGGCGGCAGCGCCGTTATTCTCGACTGCGGGATCGAGCAGGCGTTCAAGCTCACCCCCGAACGCCTTGCCGCGGCACTGAACCCGAAAACGCGCTGGGTCATGCTCAACACCCCGTCCAATCCGTCCGGCATCGTCTACAGCCGCGATGAACTGCGCGCACTGGGTGACGTACTGAAGGGCTATCCCGATGTTGGGATCATTTCAGACGAGATTTACGAGCATATCCTCTTTCCCGGTGCGACATTCTGCTCCTTTCCCGGCGCATGCCCGGACCTGATGGACCGCACGCTGGTCATCAATGGCGTGTCCAAGGCCTATGCGATGACAGGCTGGCGTCTGGGCTATGCCGTGGGGCCGGAAAACCTGATAAAGGTGCTGAACAAGCTGGAATCCCAGACAGTGACCTGCCCCAGTTCCATCTCGCAGGTGGCGGCGGCCGAAGCACTGAACGGAACGCAGGCATTCATTACCGAAGCCCTGACCGCCTATGCCGGGCGGCGGGACGTGGTGATCAGGGGTCTTGCCCGCATTGATGGCCTGCGCACCCTTGTCCCGCAGGGCGCGTTCTATGTCTTTCCGCATTGTGGCGCCTATCTGGGCCGTACCACGCCAGATGGCAGGGTGATCGCCACGGATGTCGATCTGGCCCAGTATCTGCTGACGGATGGTGGCGTGGCCGTAGTGCCCGGAGCAGCCTTCGGGCTTTCCCCCTATCTGCGCCTGTCATTCGCCACGTCAGCAACCGTTCTGGAAAAGGCGGTTGCGGCGATGGAAACCTCCCTTCGCAAACTTTCGCAGGATCAGAACGCATGA
- a CDS encoding amino acid permease: MIALGGMIGIGLLVGSGAGIRQAGPSVLVSIVYAGLLVFLVMKVLSEQMRVDPGRGSFLHYIGAGNGAWSVFVSGWLYWLYWVMVIAVEALGGGEILHPYISLPAWMTALCLISCVALINIVSTRMFGEIEFVLTLFKILFISFFCLSCIWFVFSDLYNIKNAFGINLIGKPFFPNGIRATLYSVPIIMFTMAGSEVITLTTQDTHCSSEQLSWLSRLVGIRMAGLYLLPIFLVLLILPSGSLQPGQSPFAATFRNMGLDAMVSVMSIMIVLTLVSCLNSSIYISSRVLVNLSSVAHAPQIFMGQGAASPVHAILMSSLVSMGMVLFSSFVSPHAFEFLLNSSGCVVLIVYFLITTSFLRCAKTGNEATMSRSMACALMAAIMILGTSVCLFFDADMRAEAVGCGVLAGIAYLSYRAFIKQQEH; the protein is encoded by the coding sequence ATGATCGCGCTGGGGGGCATGATTGGTATCGGCCTGCTGGTCGGGAGCGGGGCTGGCATCCGGCAGGCTGGCCCCTCCGTTCTTGTAAGCATAGTTTATGCCGGGCTTCTGGTGTTTCTGGTCATGAAGGTCCTGTCCGAGCAGATGCGTGTCGACCCGGGACGCGGATCGTTCCTGCATTATATTGGCGCGGGAAACGGTGCCTGGTCTGTATTTGTAAGCGGCTGGCTTTACTGGCTTTACTGGGTTATGGTCATTGCGGTTGAAGCATTGGGCGGAGGGGAAATACTGCATCCATACATATCATTGCCCGCATGGATGACCGCCCTCTGTCTGATTTCATGTGTTGCATTGATAAATATTGTATCGACCAGAATGTTTGGGGAAATAGAGTTTGTACTTACATTATTTAAGATATTATTTATATCGTTTTTCTGCCTGAGCTGTATCTGGTTTGTTTTTTCTGATCTTTACAATATAAAAAACGCCTTTGGCATCAACCTGATTGGAAAACCTTTTTTCCCGAACGGCATCCGTGCCACCCTGTACAGCGTACCCATCATCATGTTCACCATGGCCGGGTCGGAAGTCATTACCCTGACCACCCAGGATACGCATTGTTCCAGTGAACAGCTTTCGTGGCTGTCACGTCTGGTCGGAATCAGGATGGCGGGGCTTTATCTTCTGCCCATTTTTCTTGTATTGCTGATCCTGCCAAGCGGCAGCCTTCAACCGGGGCAGTCGCCTTTTGCCGCGACATTCAGGAACATGGGACTGGACGCCATGGTTTCGGTCATGAGCATCATGATTGTCCTGACCCTGGTTTCGTGCCTCAATTCCAGCATTTATATCAGTTCCCGAGTGTTGGTGAACCTGAGCAGCGTGGCCCATGCGCCGCAAATATTCATGGGGCAGGGCGCAGCCTCCCCCGTCCATGCCATATTGATGAGTTCCCTGGTGAGTATGGGCATGGTCCTGTTTTCATCTTTTGTCAGTCCCCACGCATTTGAATTTCTTCTCAATTCAAGCGGATGCGTGGTGCTGATTGTCTATTTCCTGATTACGACATCCTTCCTGCGATGCGCAAAAACGGGGAATGAAGCCACCATGTCACGCAGCATGGCATGTGCCCTGATGGCGGCCATCATGATTCTTGGTACGTCGGTCTGCCTTTTCTTTGATGCGGACATGCGTGCCGAGGCAGTGGGATGCGGTGTTCTGGCAGGGATTGCCTATCTGTCCTACCGGGCTTTCATAAAACAGCAGGAGCACTGA
- a CDS encoding FAD-binding oxidoreductase, translating into MSELASSYDVVIVGGGVVGSAVAFFLATNSDFDGRVLVIEKDWTYRKAATALSSSSIRHQFSNALNVRISMFGVEFIQNFPTLAATDVPGPDLNLTENGYLFIANDQRGVDILRRNARTQQACGADTVLLDNDDIRRQFPWMTADDIVLGSYGPRGEGWFDNMGYLNGLRHRARASGVTYIEDEVVGLGRSADRITHVTLRSGRSVAAGTVVNAAGTRGTSVARMAALDLPVEPRRRSLFVVDSREKLDGKIPLFIDTTGVFFRPEGRYYLAGTVPEHDPAVDPDDFSVAHDEFEEQIWPALAERIPAFEALKVINSWAGHYDYCTLDHNVIVGPSPEVPNFLFANGFSGHGLQQSPAIGRGLAEMIVYGAYRSLDLSPLGYQRVIDKKPFIEEAVI; encoded by the coding sequence ATGAGCGAGCTTGCGTCATCCTACGATGTCGTGATCGTGGGCGGCGGCGTGGTGGGAAGTGCGGTCGCGTTCTTCCTGGCCACCAATTCCGACTTTGACGGGCGCGTCCTGGTCATCGAAAAGGACTGGACATACCGCAAGGCGGCCACGGCGCTGTCATCCAGTTCCATCCGCCATCAGTTCTCCAACGCCCTGAATGTCCGGATATCGATGTTCGGTGTTGAGTTCATCCAGAACTTTCCCACGCTTGCGGCCACCGACGTACCCGGCCCCGATCTTAACCTGACCGAGAACGGCTATCTGTTCATAGCCAATGACCAGCGCGGCGTGGATATCCTGCGCCGGAACGCCAGGACGCAGCAGGCATGCGGCGCGGATACGGTGCTGCTGGATAATGATGACATCCGCAGGCAGTTTCCGTGGATGACGGCCGACGACATCGTGCTGGGCAGTTATGGCCCACGGGGGGAAGGCTGGTTTGACAATATGGGTTATCTCAATGGCCTGCGGCACAGGGCCCGCGCCAGCGGCGTAACCTATATCGAGGACGAGGTGGTCGGCCTGGGCCGGAGCGCCGACAGGATCACACACGTCACCCTGCGCAGCGGCAGGAGCGTGGCGGCAGGCACCGTGGTCAACGCTGCGGGCACGCGTGGCACGTCGGTGGCACGCATGGCGGCGCTGGACCTGCCGGTTGAACCGCGGCGGCGTTCCCTATTTGTCGTTGACAGCCGGGAAAAGCTGGATGGAAAGATCCCGCTCTTTATTGACACAACCGGCGTATTCTTCCGACCCGAGGGCCGGTACTATCTGGCTGGAACCGTGCCGGAACATGATCCGGCGGTGGACCCCGATGATTTTTCCGTAGCGCATGATGAATTTGAAGAACAGATCTGGCCCGCCCTGGCCGAGCGCATCCCGGCTTTTGAGGCACTGAAAGTCATCAATTCATGGGCTGGCCACTACGACTACTGCACGCTGGACCATAATGTGATTGTCGGTCCCTCCCCCGAAGTACCCAATTTCCTGTTTGCCAACGGTTTCAGCGGGCATGGGCTGCAGCAGTCCCCTGCGATTGGCCGCGGCCTTGCGGAAATGATCGTATATGGCGCCTATCGCAGCCTTGACCTGTCGCCCCTGGGTTACCAGCGCGTGATCGACAAAAAACCTTTCATCGAGGAAGCCGTTATCTGA
- a CDS encoding Lrp/AsnC family transcriptional regulator, which translates to MSSVAGPSGLDRFDLAILDILQRDNTTPQRVIGEAVNLSAPSVQRRIRRMEESGVIEANIAVINPVSVGRTITVLVEVEVITETAELIEAAKRSFATCPQIQQCYYITGNADFFLVMLVATMVEYEELTKTLFFGNNNVKRFRTTVVMDRVKAGMTVSCPDNRNG; encoded by the coding sequence ATGTCTTCAGTTGCGGGCCCGTCTGGTCTTGACCGGTTTGACCTTGCCATCCTGGATATTCTGCAACGCGACAATACGACGCCTCAGCGCGTCATAGGCGAGGCGGTCAATCTGTCCGCCCCCTCCGTACAGCGCCGGATCCGGCGCATGGAAGAATCCGGTGTGATCGAAGCAAATATCGCAGTAATCAATCCCGTATCCGTCGGGCGCACCATTACGGTCCTGGTGGAAGTGGAAGTCATAACCGAGACGGCTGAACTGATCGAAGCCGCCAAACGCAGCTTTGCAACGTGTCCACAGATCCAGCAATGCTATTACATTACAGGGAACGCTGATTTTTTTCTTGTTATGCTGGTTGCGACAATGGTGGAATATGAAGAACTGACCAAAACGCTTTTTTTCGGGAATAATAACGTGAAGCGGTTTCGTACAACCGTCGTCATGGATCGTGTCAAGGCTGGCATGACCGTGTCGTGTCCCGATAACAGGAACGGCTGA
- a CDS encoding Xaa-Pro peptidase family protein, with translation MTVLRNPPRRGFCASEFALRVQRMQSILQAEKLDAVFVTSPSNIRYFTGFDSQFWESPTRPWFVVVPREGSIIAVIPEIGAPEMARTWVEDIRTWPAPCPEDDGVSLMAATLSAVPRRFGRIGAEMGREMALRMPVSDFLALGRRMPGMEIVDGTPALWQARMIKTEAEIAHIRFICEVASDAYIGLPDLISVGDTERTAVKRLRADMCARGADSVPFMPAISGPGGVAQIVCGPQDRVLANGDVLFIDTGATYDGYFCDFDRVYAVGSIDDAARRANEAVWHATELGIRAARPGRTMESVWKVMAEALQDAGSIGNNVGRLGHGLGMQLTEPPSFREGEETVIQPGMVLTIEPGMEYAPGKMIVHEEDVVIMDDGAHLLTIRAPKEMPVIS, from the coding sequence ATGACGGTACTTCGTAATCCCCCCCGGAGAGGGTTCTGTGCTTCCGAATTCGCCCTGCGTGTACAAAGGATGCAGTCGATCCTGCAGGCGGAAAAACTGGATGCGGTATTCGTCACGTCGCCTTCAAACATCCGCTATTTCACGGGATTTGATTCACAGTTCTGGGAAAGTCCGACCCGTCCGTGGTTTGTGGTCGTCCCCCGTGAGGGTTCCATCATCGCCGTAATACCCGAGATCGGCGCACCGGAAATGGCGCGGACCTGGGTGGAAGATATCCGTACCTGGCCGGCACCGTGCCCGGAAGATGATGGCGTCTCCCTCATGGCGGCCACGCTATCCGCTGTTCCGCGCCGCTTCGGGCGCATCGGAGCGGAAATGGGGCGCGAAATGGCGCTACGCATGCCGGTTTCGGATTTTCTGGCACTGGGCAGGCGTATGCCCGGAATGGAAATTGTTGATGGGACGCCTGCGTTGTGGCAGGCGCGGATGATCAAGACGGAAGCCGAAATCGCACATATCCGGTTTATCTGCGAAGTGGCAAGTGATGCTTATATCGGGTTGCCGGATCTGATTTCGGTTGGTGATACGGAACGGACGGCTGTCAAACGCCTGCGTGCGGACATGTGCGCCCGCGGCGCGGACAGCGTGCCGTTCATGCCGGCAATCTCCGGACCGGGTGGCGTGGCGCAGATTGTCTGCGGCCCGCAGGATCGTGTGCTGGCCAATGGTGATGTCCTGTTTATTGATACCGGCGCGACATATGACGGTTATTTCTGTGATTTTGACCGTGTCTATGCCGTGGGAAGCATTGATGACGCGGCACGGCGTGCCAATGAGGCCGTATGGCATGCGACAGAACTGGGAATTCGTGCCGCCCGCCCAGGCAGGACAATGGAATCGGTATGGAAAGTCATGGCCGAAGCCCTGCAGGACGCGGGCTCGATCGGGAACAATGTTGGCCGGTTGGGACATGGCCTGGGGATGCAGTTGACAGAACCCCCCTCGTTCAGGGAGGGTGAGGAAACGGTTATCCAGCCCGGAATGGTTCTGACGATCGAGCCCGGCATGGAGTATGCCCCGGGGAAAATGATCGTCCATGAAGAAGATGTCGTTATCATGGATGACGGGGCCCATCTCCTTACCATCCGGGCCCCGAAGGAAATGCCCGTTATTTCCTGA